The DNA window GCAGCTGCCCGAAGACCTGACGGAGAAGCTCGTCACCTACCAGCGGAGCGTGCTGGCCCTGCGCAGGGCGCACGACTACCAGGTGGCGCAGATGGGGAACGCCGACGAGACGCCCATCTGTCTAGAGGTGCCCTCGCGGGTGACCGTGGACAACCAGGGCGAGAAGCCCGTCTTGGTCAAGACGCCGGGCAGGGAGAAGCTGAAAATCACGGCGATGCTGGGTGTCTTGGCAGACGGGAGGAAGCTGCCCCCGTACATCATCTTGAGGGGCACGTACATCCCCCCCGGGAAGTTCCCCAGCGGGATGGAGATCCGCTGCCACCGGTACGGGTGGATGACGGAGGACTTGATGCAGGACTGGTTGGAAGTGGTGTGGCGTCGGAGGACCGGCGCGGCGCCCAAGCAGCGAGGGATGCTGATCCTGAACGGCTTCCGCGGCCACGCCACGGATTCCGTGAAGAGCTCCATGGAGAGCATGAACACCGACATGGTCATCATCCCCGGAGGCCTGACCTCGCAGCTGCAGGTGCTGGACGTGGTGGTCTACAAGCCGCTCAATGACAGCGTCCGGGCCCAGTACTCTAACTGGCTCCTGGCCGGGAACCTGGCGCTGAGCCCCACCGGGAACGCCAAGAAGCCGCCCCTGGGCCTCTTCCTGGAGTGGGTCATGGTCGCGTGGAACAGCATCTCCAGCGAATCCATCGTCCAGGGCTTCAAGAAGTGCCACATCTCCAGCAATCTGGAAGACGAAGACGACGTCCTGTGGGAGATCGAGAGCGAGCTgccgggaggaggggagggacccaGAGAATGCGATACCGAGAGCGCGCCAGAGGGCAACTGACCGCTGAGGGGAGAGCCCAGGTAACCCGCAGGCACACGCACACGCCCCGCACCTTCACGGACAGGCCTGTTCGTGTTCCGCGGACACCTTCCCCCTTGCCGTGATTTTCTGTGCCTCCGAGAACTCTCAAGCCTGGGCTGCCGTACCACGGATCAGAGGCCGTCAGCTCTCCTTTAGGTCCAAGTGCCGTTGCCTGGCTTACTTTGTGGGTGTTCTGCTCTGAGGCCTGGCCCTCCCCACAAGGAGTGAGCTGCCAGAACACTGAGGGCTGTCATGTTCAAATTATTTGGGCCTGAAGGAGCGTGGTCTGTCTGACGTTGCTCAGTCCGCAAAGAATTTGGTCTGAAGAGCcagctttttccttccccttataAATCCCGGGGAACGTCAGGGCCGGGGTGTGTATCTGACACGCTTGGAGCGGCTGTGCTCCCTTCCGCTGGCCTCCGGGGCCGGCCGGCGGTACGGGGAGAGCACCGGGCACTGGGGCCTCCGCGCCCAGACTTCGCGTGGTCTGCTCGGGAGCCCACTTGGCACAGAAAAACGATAGCGTAGGTCTGCTTCTCCCTAGGAATtcaaaagagttttaaaacattatcttATTCTCATAATGACCTTCACATGGGTGGTGGGAGCAATTGCAGTAATTGCTTGTCCACTGATGTCCGGAAGGATATATTTCTAAATTGAATCTCGgcaccaaagaaagaaagaaagaaagagagagagggagggagggagggagggagggaggaaggaaggaaggaaggaaggaaggaaggaaggaaagaaaaaagaaaaaaagaaaggaaagaaagaaaggaaagaaagaaagaaaagaaagaaagaaaagaaagaaagaaagaaagaaagaaagaaaagaaagaaagaaagagaaagaaagaaagaaagaaagagaaagaaagaaagaaagaaagaaagaaagaaagaaagaaagaaagaaagaaagaaagaaagaaagaaagaaagaaaaagaaagaaagaaaacagggcaCATAGCTAAGACTAccatgaataaggtctgaggactGAGAGCAAAAGGTCTGGAATTTTCAGTTGACTATAGAAGGGCAGCTTCAAGAGGAAGTGGGGGACGGGGACTAACAGCTCTAGTGGATGTGAACTTACACgtaccaccccccgccccccgcacccACACCTTGGGAGAgaacagccagccaggcacagcGGGAAACCTACAGAAGGAGCAAGCGATTCGTTTTACCCTCTTGCTCTCATTCCCCTAAttgtcaattaatttttttccctagacACGTTTAGTATGAAGAAGGTCATTCCTTCCTTTACAGAGGCCCCCAAACCGTCTTGACGTGTCTTCTTCCTTTTATAGCGTAACTAAGGGGTCCCATCCTAGTTGCTTTTTCCTCCAAAGGAAATGCTAACCGAAATCTTTCACCTCACTCCTCGCCGTACAAGTGCAAGAGGGACGTAGgtctccttccctgccctcaaACCAAGTTGTTCTCATACTGCCGAACCCCGCTGTGATTCTGGGACCCCTCGTATAACGGTGGAGCCAAGGAGGAGTTCTCAGTGTTAAATTCAAATCACCAAAATtgctttttctgtccctctcatgtcccctacccttcccctccctgaATTCAGCCTTTTTCTGCTAACCATGGTCAAACTTTGAATTCTAGTGAGTTGTGAatccttgtcttatttcactttttgtttttttccctctccttgtTAAACAAcgtttctgtgcttttttttttttttttttttaattttctaagctCTTTGCTaccagaagaggaaagggaaaagacaggGCGAGGCTGCAGCCGTGAAGATAGGCATTTACGTCCGATAACAGCCATGACCTTCTGACCATCATGACCACCGGTTCTGTGTTCAGCTGCCCTTTTGTGAACTGAGGAAGTGATAGAAGCAGTTAGGGATTCTCAACAAACAGGAGATTTAATAGTGGACAGACGGGCATAAAACTGGTTCTCCTCATCTATTTGGAAATCTGACTAATGGAATAATCATGTTTGTTAAAATGTATACGATTTCTAAAATCCAAGGGTTAATTCACACTTAGGTTCTCTCTGTTTTCCAGCAATTGGAACTGTTTGAAACAGGTGAGAggaaaatcctcaagaagattCCTCAAAGTGTGGACGCACAGGGAGCAGCAGAAGGCCGGGGGGGCTGGAACAACCCCATGTCTGGACTGTGCACCCTGTCCTGTGACAtagcccacccccgccccacatTCACGTGTCAGAAAAGTCTAGGACCCTTGATTTCAGCAGAGACATGATTAGGGAAGAAACTGCTTCTGccccattttttgttttagagattaATCCATGTGTCCATCAAAAGAAACCTGTAAATATGAATGAACAAAGGTATTCGTTCCTGGAGAAGAGACCGTTCGTTCAACACCAACAGGAGACTCCTATGGGCCCAATTCCACTGATGTCCTCTCTTGTGGAGAAAACCTcaagtaaatgttttcttttgcctttaaaaatgcTTCCAAGAGTAGAACCTGTCCCCACACAGGTCAAGACTGCAAAGAAGGCTTTGTAGAAACGAGTCCCATACGTACACCTGCTACTTACACATTTCCTCTTTTGGAAAAATGAGATACTAATGGTAAAATTCAGGCATACTGGCCTGGTGCCAGCAGATGGCTTTTCCACAGACGAACTAGGTTAGAGTGGAAGATGCAGGTTAGGAAACTatgctgttttatttctcttcccaaTCTCGTTGGCAGCTAGAATTTTTTAGGGTCTTTGGTGGCCCTCTGTGTCATTATATTTAATGATGGGGCAGCAGTTAGTATACAAGCTCTTCTGTTTCTCAGGCTGCCTGCAGAAGAAGTCACTATAAATTATCTGCTATCTACATGGTACAAGGCTCATTGACTCATCGGCTACTTGTTggtttctttaatattttgatcACAAGGGTATGAGAGGACGTGGGCCTTTAGCCACAGTTGTTTCAAGACTTCTAATCTCCTTCTGCCCTGCAGGAATAGATGGGAGGTCTTTGAATTTTTACATTCTagtaatttgcattcccacctaagTTGAGTGTCACGAAAACATTCCGAGCTGTCTATGCTACAAAAAAATATGCCAGGACCTTCTGGACAAAGCCATTGCCAGAAATGTCATTCCAATGTCTGATCTGAATAACAGGCTACCATAACCACTTTTCCTTCTGGTAGACTCTGCTCATTTATATACTATACTGTTCTTGGCATCCTGAAACACCTATTTCTACTCAGGTACTCATTTTCCTATTAGTGACTCACCTTTGTCATTTGTTTAAAACCAGTTTTCCTCCAAGGTAGGAAACTTCACTTAGTTTCTGGTATATCTGAATAACTTTGAATCTTGGAATTGTTCCCCGTTTGCTTTCACCTGTACTGTATTAtttgttgtctcaaatggcatctAAATACAGCTGTTTTCCATTCCAGAAGTTTCCATTCCCTCCACTTCCACTTAATTTATCCTCCACTACCCTGGTCCCTGGCCCTTTCCTCTTTATGTCCTGTTTTACTTGCTTTGGGAGCCTAAATGATTTTATAAGATCTAATTTTGGGTTCTTGCATTGGAGCCATAGTTTTCTTGCAGAGAAGAGTAGAAAATGGGTTCAACTCCTATTTCATTCCACCAACATCTTCTTGAGTCTCATCATCAGCTGATAGATGATGCCTTACAGGTTGCATAGCACTGGAACTTTCCTAGAGTAATGGCTCTACTGTCAGGGTTTTTCTGGGCTCATTCTTCCACTGACTTAATTATGATCTATGCTTAACAGAGTCCCAGTACAACTATTTTGCAGAAAGGCTATTACCCTAGAATTACTATAGCACATATTGAGACATAGTTGTACTCCCCGGTAGATAGAAAATTGACCCCAACAATAAACTTTGATAATAAAGACAATAGGCTAtggtgcttttatttattatttacctcTAGCATTGTGAAAGGTCACATTTCAAACTATCTTTTATGCTATATTCTCCGGTCTGGGGTGTATGTATGGAATATCCTTGAATcaaaaaagtgtctgttcatgggATGGCAATATAAATGTTGGTGTCtgaagacagggaagaaaaatgataaatgtggTTTTAAACTCAAAAGTCCaggggtggggagttggggggaggcCTGGCATAAATAGCTTTTTTCCTCATTCAGTCATGTTTCAGATGTTCTCGGGGATGGTACACTACCAAATCCCGTGAAGGAAATCCATAAAGGGATATTAATCTTAAATGGGTGAAGACATGCTAGCAAGTTGAGGAGCAGATCAGAAAACGTAGTTTtcacaaatttctttaaaaatgaaagcatgaagAACCTACCTGCCCTTTCCTGGTGTGCTTTAAGTTAAATTACTCCTGGCAATCTACCATGCCCATAGATTCAAATAAGTAGTGGTCTACTCTCTAAGAAGTCTccagacttttttccttttttaagccaTCAGAATCAAGTGCTGACCCAATCTGTTGGCCACAGCATTTAAGTCTGACCCCTAAAACCAAGCTTCCTTACCCTTACTCTACATCCTGGAGGCATTTCGGCAGGAGCCAAAAAACGTGAGGGAACACAGGCATTTATCTAATGGTCAAAGAGTAATCCTTTAGAAGTTTGTGAGGTCCAATTGGGAACCTCAGGCAATGGTGGGGTGTTGGGGGTGCGTGCCGAGGAACGTGTGCTTGGTTGATCACAGCAGAGGATGTTCAAGGTTGTAAGAATGTGTGCTAAGCCAGCACTCTGGGTAGAAAGCAAGGTGGGCATTATCAAACCTGGTTTTGCAGTGATAACACCTATATATGAAAGATAATTACTGAAACTCCTGcaggaaaaataagtttattctaagtctgaaattatgtggtttcttttgtaaaaaatttttttcaacatttatttattattgagagacagacacagagcgtgagctggagaggggcagagagagagggagacacagaatccgaagcaggctccaggctccacgctgtcagcccagagcccgacgcggggctcaaactcacatactgcaagatcatgacccgagctgaagtcggtcgcttaaccaactgagccacccaggtgcccctgaaattatcTGGTTTCTAACAGCGTTTTCCTCATTGacagttatttttctaaatgcttgGGAATAAGCAGTCACAATTTCACTCGGGATCCCACAGTTGGCAACACTGCTGGAGTGGAAGCTAGCCTTTGGCGGGACAGAGGTGTTCAAATCTTTCAAATCCTAACTATCCCTCTACCTTCAACCCCATCTTTCCACTTCACAAAGTGACTCTTAAGGAAAACTGGCACAGAAAGCAGATTTTCACGTAGGCCGGAAACACGAGGCAAAGGGAGTCCTCTGGCGTCCTGTGGTCCCACCAGAGGAGGTGACCGTAGAGGTGAGAGCCAGGGCCGCCCATGGACGCTGCCATTGCGATGGGCGGCAGGACGTGGCTGCGGCTCCCAGCTGCCTCTCCACGTAAGGACTCCGTGAAATTTAACACATACTTCGCATCAAGTTCCCGGCATATCGATGGCTCAAAACAAAACCACTACATTCAGCTAGGTATCAGTCCAAATTCTTCTAAACCTGAAAATTATCTAAAAAAGGACTTTTCAGACTTGTGCCGAGAACTGAAACtaagctgtttatttttttctttttgtctacacattccaaaaggaaagaaatgacatgatctcaaggtttgtgggttcaagccccgtgtcgggctctgtgctgccagtacagagcctgcttaggattctctctctgcccctcccctgctcctgctctctctcaaaccttaaaaaaaaaagaaagaaaagcaagcaatgACATACCTAAGTTGGAAcc is part of the Felis catus isolate Fca126 chromosome F1, F.catus_Fca126_mat1.0, whole genome shotgun sequence genome and encodes:
- the POGK gene encoding pogo transposable element with KRAB domain isoform X7, whose protein sequence is MRMNYETVLSLEFPFPKPDMITRLEGDEESQNSDEWQLQGGTLAENEETDVKPPDWAGPMNATPHFPQPQHLDGFGLRLPRDLTELPEWSEGYPFYMAMGFPGYDLSADDIAGKFQFSRGMRRSYDAGFKLMVVEYAESTNNCQAAKQFGVLEKNVRDWRKVKPQLQNAHAMRRAFRGPKNGRFALVDQRVAEYVRYMQAKGDPITREAMQLKALEIAQEMNIPEKGFKASLGWCRRMMRRYDLSLRHKVPVPQQLPEDLTEKLVTYQRSVLALRRAHDYQVAQMGNADETPICLEVPSRVTVDNQGEKPVLVKTPGREKLKITAMLGVLADGRKLPPYIILRGTYIPPGKFPSGMEIRCHRYGWMTEDLMQDWLEVVWRRRTGAAPKQRGMLILNGFRGHATDSVKSSMESMNTDMVIIPGGLTSQLQVLDVVVYKPLNDSVRAQYSNWLLAGNLALSPTGNAKKPPLGLFLEWVMVAWNSISSESIVQGFKKCHISSNLEDEDDVLWEIESELPGGGEGPRECDTESAPEGN
- the POGK gene encoding pogo transposable element with KRAB domain isoform X6 translates to MWKMVCWNLPLGGLDFCKFFPMHGYLLRDGFHSLHSQLDPERRRRGRRDSESGTGGWPHRYAESPDLLRRWLENEETDVKPPDWAGPMNATPHFPQPQHLDGFGLRLPRDLTELPEWSEGYPFYMAMGFPGYDLSADDIAGKFQFSRGMRRSYDAGFKLMVVEYAESTNNCQAAKQFGVLEKNVRDWRKVKPQLQNAHAMRRAFRGPKNGRFALVDQRVAEYVRYMQAKGDPITREAMQLKALEIAQEMNIPEKGFKASLGWCRRMMRRYDLSLRHKVPVPQQLPEDLTEKLVTYQRSVLALRRAHDYQVAQMGNADETPICLEVPSRVTVDNQGEKPVLVKTPGREKLKITAMLGVLADGRKLPPYIILRGTYIPPGKFPSGMEIRCHRYGWMTEDLMQDWLEVVWRRRTGAAPKQRGMLILNGFRGHATDSVKSSMESMNTDMVIIPGGLTSQLQVLDVVVYKPLNDSVRAQYSNWLLAGNLALSPTGNAKKPPLGLFLEWVMVAWNSISSESIVQGFKKCHISSNLEDEDDVLWEIESELPGGGEGPRECDTESAPEGN